The proteins below come from a single Cannabis sativa cultivar Pink pepper isolate KNU-18-1 chromosome 3, ASM2916894v1, whole genome shotgun sequence genomic window:
- the LOC115710777 gene encoding uncharacterized protein LOC115710777, with the protein MLLISSTKTLIQKLREDGWDELVYEVKSFCEPVTIPVPNFKAHYTTKRERSRGQQNAITVEHYYRVDLFNSVIDFQLQELNNKFNDNTVELLILSSTLDPREKHTSFRIDDICKLVQKFYPRDFTEYEMFLQLHHKTIFFSYEYSEDYTSQQDER; encoded by the exons ATGCTTCTTATTTCATCTACTAAGACTCTCATTCAAAAATTGAGAGAAGATGGATGGGATGAATTAGTTTATGAGGTGAAATCTTTTTGTGAACCTGTTACTATACCTGTCCCAAATTTTAAGGCTCACTATACtacaaaaagagaaagaagtcGTGGTCAGCAAAATGCAATTACAGTGGAGCATTATTACAGAGTTGATCTTTTTAATTCAGTGATAGACTTTCAACTACAAGAATTAAACAACAAATTCAATGATAATACAGTGGAATTACTCATTCTTAGTTCAACTTTAGATCCGAGAGAGAAGCACACATCATTCAGAATTGATGATATTTGCAAGTTGGTACAAAAATTTTACCCAAGAGATTTTACAGAATACGAGATG TTTCTACAGCTACACCACAAAACGATCTTTTTCAGCTATGAATATAGTGAAGACTACACTTCACAACAAGATGAAAGATGA